A single genomic interval of Amycolatopsis albispora harbors:
- a CDS encoding Gfo/Idh/MocA family protein: MCPVDQQLRVGLVGGGPWARTVHAPGLAEHPGTALTAIWTRRPDAARELAEAHCATAVETVDELLGQVDAVAFAVPPSVQAEIAIQAAAAGKHLILEKPIAADLPTAERLAAAVAESDVAALVMFTLRYAIQTQEWLAGLKEAGGWAGGSARWLSGALLNETYRDSAWRHEDAGALADVGPHAFDLLDAALGPITGVRAAHRTDRDLWTVLLEHEGGITSTAVLTLRLPIMPTVVELAVFGENGFRSVNQRPGTPQDSYTALLDDFAALIASGTREHPCDVRRGLHIQRVIDQTIRVVRGSGGRPPSGQHSVVSK; encoded by the coding sequence ATGTGCCCCGTGGATCAGCAGTTGCGCGTGGGTCTTGTCGGTGGCGGTCCGTGGGCGAGGACGGTGCACGCACCGGGTCTGGCCGAGCATCCCGGCACCGCGCTGACCGCGATCTGGACCCGCCGCCCGGATGCCGCTCGCGAGCTGGCCGAGGCGCACTGCGCCACCGCCGTCGAGACCGTGGACGAGCTGCTCGGCCAGGTGGACGCGGTGGCCTTCGCGGTGCCGCCGTCGGTGCAGGCAGAGATCGCGATCCAGGCGGCGGCCGCGGGCAAGCACCTGATCCTGGAGAAGCCGATCGCCGCCGACCTGCCCACCGCGGAACGGCTCGCCGCGGCGGTGGCCGAGTCGGACGTGGCCGCGCTCGTCATGTTCACGCTGCGCTACGCCATCCAGACCCAGGAGTGGCTGGCCGGGCTCAAGGAGGCGGGCGGCTGGGCGGGCGGCAGCGCGCGCTGGCTGTCCGGCGCGCTGCTGAACGAGACCTACCGCGATTCGGCGTGGCGGCACGAGGACGCGGGCGCGCTCGCCGACGTCGGACCGCACGCCTTCGACCTGCTCGACGCGGCGCTCGGCCCGATCACCGGGGTGCGCGCCGCCCACCGCACCGACCGTGACCTGTGGACCGTGCTGCTCGAACACGAAGGTGGCATCACCAGCACCGCGGTGCTCACCCTGCGGTTGCCGATCATGCCGACCGTGGTCGAGCTGGCGGTGTTCGGCGAAAACGGGTTCCGCAGCGTCAACCAGCGGCCGGGCACCCCGCAGGACAGCTACACCGCCCTGCTCGACGACTTCGCCGCGCTCATCGCCAGCGGCACCCGCGAGCACCCGTGCGACGTGCGGCGCGGGCTGCACATCCAGCGTGTGATCGACCAAACCATCCGGGTGGTTCGGGGGTCCGGGGGTCGTCCCCCGAGCGGACAACACAGCGTGGTTTCGAAGTAG
- a CDS encoding flagellar hook-length control protein FliK has protein sequence MRRLRSVLAAAALAAALTPVTTASAVDQGKGTPGYCPDATGVTVVVDFHELGGDPIIRCAPGEQASGLTALQNAGFELTGSQRWGMASLCRIEGKPAPEAEACVDSPPMTAYWGYWQAPNGGTWGFAQSGVQDSKPPAGSFEGWSFAKDKSFETSPPPRIAPVRPNAPAGTSGVTPEGVAWTGGAVAQPAAQDSGFPWGVVLGGAAVLLVGGAAGVTAYRRKRAS, from the coding sequence ATGCGCCGGCTTCGTTCGGTTCTCGCGGCCGCGGCGCTCGCCGCGGCCCTCACCCCGGTGACCACCGCCTCGGCGGTGGACCAGGGCAAGGGCACGCCGGGGTACTGCCCGGACGCCACCGGCGTCACCGTGGTGGTCGACTTCCACGAGTTGGGCGGCGACCCGATCATCCGCTGCGCCCCCGGCGAGCAGGCCAGCGGCCTGACCGCGCTGCAGAACGCGGGCTTCGAGCTGACCGGCTCGCAGCGCTGGGGCATGGCCTCCCTCTGCCGCATCGAGGGCAAGCCGGCGCCGGAGGCCGAGGCCTGCGTGGACAGCCCGCCGATGACCGCGTACTGGGGTTACTGGCAGGCCCCGAACGGCGGGACCTGGGGCTTCGCCCAGTCGGGCGTGCAGGATTCGAAGCCGCCCGCCGGCAGTTTCGAGGGCTGGTCGTTCGCCAAGGACAAGAGCTTCGAGACCAGCCCGCCCCCGCGGATCGCGCCGGTCCGGCCCAACGCGCCCGCCGGGACTTCCGGGGTCACGCCGGAGGGCGTCGCCTGGACCGGTGGGGCGGTGGCGCAGCCCGCCGCGCAGGACTCCGGCTTCCCGTGGGGCGTGGTGCTCGGCGGGGCCGCGGTGCTCCTGGTCGGCGGGGCCGCCGGGGTGACCGCTTACCGTCGCAAGCGTGCTTCGTAG
- a CDS encoding CbiQ family ECF transporter T component, whose protein sequence is MLRRNLHPAAWWLWALALAVAASRTTNPVLLGLIIAVVAFVVVNRRGDAPWALAFRLYAYIGLFIVVLRVLFRILIGGEDGGHVLFHLPELPLPEIAGGVTLLGPASAEELLGGFYDGLRLATMVLCVGAANALANPKRLLKAVPGALYEVGTAVTVALSVAPQLAESVLRVRRARRLRAGRQRGLRALKGIIVPVLEDAMDRSLMLASAMDSRGYGRRGYLPRSVRIVVGVCVLTGLTGVCAGIYGVLDGTSTWLGTPLLVGGLVVSVAGFLLGGRRVRRTSYRPDPWRWPETAVAASGIGAVALLVATAKIDAANLYPSLNPLRWPEVSPWHAGALLLGVLPAWLAPLPQLTGAGVRA, encoded by the coding sequence GTGCTTCGTAGGAACCTGCACCCGGCCGCGTGGTGGCTGTGGGCGCTCGCGCTCGCGGTCGCCGCCAGCCGTACCACCAACCCGGTCCTGCTCGGGCTGATCATCGCGGTGGTCGCGTTCGTGGTGGTGAACCGGCGTGGTGACGCGCCGTGGGCGCTGGCCTTCCGGCTGTACGCCTACATCGGGTTGTTCATCGTGGTGCTGCGTGTGCTGTTCCGGATCCTGATCGGCGGCGAGGACGGCGGGCACGTGCTGTTCCACCTGCCGGAGCTGCCGCTACCGGAGATCGCGGGCGGGGTCACCCTGCTCGGCCCGGCCTCGGCGGAGGAACTGCTCGGCGGGTTCTACGACGGCCTCCGGCTGGCCACCATGGTGCTCTGCGTCGGCGCGGCGAACGCGCTGGCGAACCCGAAACGCCTGCTCAAGGCGGTTCCCGGCGCCTTGTACGAGGTCGGCACGGCGGTCACCGTGGCGTTGTCGGTGGCGCCGCAGCTCGCCGAGAGCGTGCTGCGGGTGCGGCGCGCGCGGCGGCTGCGGGCCGGTCGCCAGCGGGGCCTGCGGGCGCTGAAGGGCATCATCGTCCCGGTGCTCGAAGACGCGATGGACCGCTCGCTGATGCTGGCGTCGGCGATGGACTCGCGGGGTTACGGCCGTCGCGGGTACCTGCCGCGGTCGGTGCGGATCGTGGTCGGGGTCTGCGTGCTGACCGGGCTGACCGGCGTCTGCGCCGGGATCTACGGCGTGCTCGACGGCACGTCCACCTGGCTGGGGACGCCGCTGCTGGTGGGCGGGCTGGTCGTTTCGGTGGCCGGGTTCCTGCTCGGCGGCCGTCGTGTCCGGCGCACCAGTTACCGGCCCGACCCGTGGCGCTGGCCGGAGACCGCGGTCGCCGCGTCCGGGATCGGCGCGGTCGCGCTGCTGGTCGCCACCGCGAAGATCGACGCGGCGAACCTGTATCCGTCGCTGAACCCGCTGCGCTGGCCGGAGGTATCGCCGTGGCACGCCGGGGCGTTGCTGCTCGGCGTGCTGCCCGCATGGCTGGCGCCGTTGCCGCAGCTCACCGGGGCGGGGGTCCGGGCATGA
- a CDS encoding ABC transporter ATP-binding protein yields MIEFSRVSITYAEATTPVLSEVDLVVEEGELCLVAGRTGSGKSSFLGAINGLVPHFTGGHLRGSVRVAGKDTARHPPREFAELVGVVGQDPLAGFVTDTVEEELAYGMEQLAVPPEVMRKRVEETLDLLGVAELRNRPLRTLSGGQQQRVAIGSVLTAHPKVLVLDEPTSALDPAAAEEVLAAITRLVHDLGTTVVVAEHRMERVAQYADRLLYLPGDGSIRSGTPAEVLAEADVAPPLVELGKLAGWSPLPLSVRDARRRAGPLRERLAGRKPAVQERGNTSVRLTAEKIVVRYGDHTAVREVSLELRGGEVVALMGRNGSGKSSLLWALQGSGPRSGGEVDVAGQDPKALKPHRARQLVGLVPQTPGDLLYLDSVDAECTQADVESGAEPGSCRALLDRLTPGIDGGKHPRDLSEGQRLALVLAIQLTAAPGVVLLDEPTRGLDYHAKRQFGAILTELAAGGAAIVLATHDVEFVATAAGRVVVMAEGEVVADGPTADVVVASPAFAPQVAKVLAPAEWLTVDQVAKALAT; encoded by the coding sequence ATGATCGAGTTCTCACGGGTGAGCATCACCTACGCCGAAGCCACCACGCCGGTGCTGTCCGAAGTGGACCTCGTGGTCGAGGAGGGCGAGCTGTGCCTGGTGGCCGGCCGGACCGGCTCGGGCAAGTCGAGCTTTCTCGGCGCGATCAACGGCCTGGTCCCGCACTTCACCGGCGGCCACCTGCGCGGGAGCGTGCGCGTGGCGGGCAAGGACACCGCCCGGCATCCGCCGCGTGAGTTCGCCGAGCTGGTCGGTGTGGTCGGGCAGGACCCGCTGGCCGGGTTCGTCACCGACACCGTCGAGGAGGAACTGGCCTACGGCATGGAGCAGCTGGCCGTGCCGCCCGAGGTGATGCGCAAGCGCGTCGAGGAGACGCTGGACCTGCTGGGCGTCGCCGAGCTGCGCAACCGTCCACTTCGGACGTTGTCGGGCGGGCAGCAGCAGCGGGTGGCGATCGGCTCGGTGCTCACCGCGCACCCGAAGGTGCTGGTGCTGGACGAGCCGACCTCGGCGCTGGACCCGGCCGCCGCCGAAGAGGTGCTGGCCGCGATCACCCGGCTGGTGCACGACCTCGGCACCACGGTGGTGGTCGCCGAGCACCGGATGGAACGGGTGGCGCAGTACGCCGACCGCCTGCTCTACCTGCCCGGCGACGGCTCCATCCGCTCGGGCACCCCGGCCGAGGTGCTGGCCGAGGCCGACGTAGCGCCGCCGCTGGTCGAGCTGGGCAAGCTGGCGGGCTGGTCGCCGCTGCCGTTGTCGGTGCGGGACGCGCGCCGCCGGGCCGGGCCGCTGCGTGAGCGGCTGGCCGGGCGGAAGCCCGCGGTCCAGGAGCGCGGGAACACGTCGGTCCGGCTGACGGCCGAGAAGATCGTGGTGCGCTACGGCGACCACACGGCCGTGCGTGAGGTCAGCTTGGAGTTGCGCGGCGGTGAGGTCGTGGCGCTGATGGGCCGCAACGGCTCGGGCAAGTCGTCGCTGCTGTGGGCGTTGCAGGGCAGCGGCCCGCGCAGCGGCGGCGAGGTGGACGTGGCCGGGCAGGACCCGAAGGCGCTCAAGCCGCATCGCGCCAGGCAACTGGTCGGCCTGGTCCCGCAGACCCCGGGTGACCTGCTCTACCTCGATTCCGTCGACGCCGAATGCACGCAGGCCGACGTCGAATCGGGCGCCGAGCCGGGCAGCTGCCGCGCGCTGCTCGACCGGCTCACGCCCGGCATCGACGGCGGGAAGCACCCGCGTGACCTGTCCGAGGGGCAGCGGCTGGCGCTGGTGCTGGCGATCCAGCTGACCGCCGCGCCCGGTGTGGTGCTGCTCGACGAGCCCACCCGCGGCCTCGACTACCACGCGAAACGGCAGTTCGGCGCGATCCTCACCGAGCTGGCGGCCGGTGGCGCGGCGATCGTGCTGGCCACGCACGACGTGGAGTTCGTCGCGACGGCTGCGGGCCGGGTGGTGGTGATGGCCGAAGGCGAGGTGGTCGCCGACGGCCCGACCGCCGATGTGGTGGTCGCCTCGCCCGCCTTCGCGCCGCAGGTGGCGAAGGTGCTCGCACCGGCGGAATGGCTCACCGTGGACCAGGTGGCGAAGGCGCTGGCGACGTGA
- a CDS encoding ECF transporter S component — protein sequence MTEFLARPRAVRLTPRSALVLTVAAVLGLSMFFWPLFAAPPPGTQAHTVDAPFVFLFTLPVLILIVLAEVSGGGIDSKALAMLGVLSAINAGLRPLGAGTGGVELIFFLLVLAGRVFGPGFGFVLGSTSMFASALLTAGVGPWLPFQMLSSSLLGLGAGLLPNRVRGRWEIAMLGAYGVVAAYFFGFVMNLWSWPFLAGASMDPNTAGLAFVPGDDVGANLHRFLVFTLLTSTFGWDTGRALTNLVAIVLVGPAVLATLRRAARRAAFSAPATFEARAQS from the coding sequence GTGACCGAGTTCCTGGCGCGACCACGGGCCGTCCGCCTCACCCCGCGGTCGGCGCTGGTGCTGACCGTCGCCGCGGTGCTCGGCCTGTCGATGTTCTTCTGGCCGCTGTTCGCGGCGCCGCCGCCGGGTACGCAGGCGCACACGGTGGACGCGCCGTTCGTTTTCCTGTTCACCCTGCCGGTGCTGATCCTGATCGTGCTCGCCGAGGTCTCCGGCGGCGGCATCGATTCGAAGGCGCTGGCCATGCTGGGTGTGCTGTCGGCGATCAACGCCGGGCTGCGGCCGCTCGGCGCGGGCACCGGCGGCGTCGAGCTGATCTTCTTCCTGCTGGTGCTGGCCGGGCGGGTGTTCGGGCCGGGGTTCGGGTTCGTGCTGGGCTCGACCTCGATGTTCGCCTCCGCGCTGCTCACCGCGGGCGTGGGGCCGTGGCTGCCGTTCCAGATGCTGTCGTCTTCGCTGCTGGGACTGGGCGCGGGACTGCTGCCGAACCGCGTCCGCGGCCGGTGGGAGATCGCCATGCTCGGCGCGTACGGGGTGGTCGCGGCCTACTTCTTCGGCTTCGTGATGAACCTGTGGTCGTGGCCGTTCCTGGCCGGGGCCTCGATGGACCCGAACACCGCCGGGCTGGCGTTCGTGCCCGGCGACGACGTCGGCGCGAACCTGCACCGGTTCCTCGTGTTCACCCTGCTGACCTCGACCTTCGGCTGGGACACCGGCCGCGCGCTGACCAACCTGGTGGCCATCGTGCTGGTCGGCCCGGCCGTGCTGGCCACCCTGCGCCGGGCCGCCCGGCGCGCCGCGTTCAGCGCTCCGGCGACCTTCGAGGCGCGGGCTCAGTCGTAG
- a CDS encoding 3-hydroxybutyryl-CoA dehydrogenase yields the protein MRIERVGVIGAGLMGSGIAEVHARAGLDVVVNEVSQPALDAGRKRIEKSLERGTRNGKLSTEDAEAALGRLTFTTDLDAFADRDLVVEAILEQEQAKVEVFSSLDKVVDREDAVFASNTSSIPIMKLGMATKRPAQVVGIHFFNPVPVLPLVELVPSLLTSEETVKAAEEHATGTLGKTVIRSQDRAGFIVNSLLVPYLLSAIRMIESGFASAEDIDRGMELGTAHPMGPLRLSDLIGLDTIKAIADSMYAEFKEPLYSSPPLLLRMVDAGLLGKKTGRGFYSYD from the coding sequence ATGCGGATCGAACGGGTCGGAGTGATCGGCGCGGGCCTGATGGGCTCGGGTATCGCCGAGGTACACGCGAGGGCTGGCCTCGACGTGGTGGTCAACGAGGTGTCCCAGCCTGCGCTGGATGCTGGGCGCAAGCGCATCGAGAAGTCGCTCGAGCGCGGCACCCGCAACGGCAAACTCTCCACAGAGGACGCCGAGGCGGCGCTCGGCCGGTTGACCTTCACCACCGACCTCGACGCCTTCGCCGACCGCGACCTCGTGGTCGAGGCGATCCTCGAGCAGGAGCAGGCCAAGGTCGAGGTGTTCAGCTCGCTGGACAAGGTGGTCGACCGGGAGGACGCGGTCTTCGCCTCCAACACCTCGTCGATCCCGATCATGAAGCTGGGCATGGCCACCAAGCGGCCGGCCCAGGTGGTCGGCATCCACTTCTTCAACCCGGTGCCGGTGCTGCCGCTGGTCGAACTGGTGCCCTCGCTGCTGACCAGCGAGGAGACGGTCAAGGCCGCCGAGGAGCACGCCACCGGCACGCTGGGCAAGACGGTCATCCGCTCGCAGGACCGCGCCGGGTTCATCGTGAACTCGCTGCTGGTGCCGTACCTGCTCTCGGCGATCCGGATGATCGAGTCGGGCTTCGCCTCGGCGGAGGACATCGACCGCGGCATGGAGCTGGGCACCGCGCACCCGATGGGCCCGCTGCGGCTGTCCGACCTGATCGGGCTGGACACCATCAAGGCGATCGCGGACTCGATGTACGCCGAGTTCAAGGAGCCGCTGTACTCGTCGCCGCCGCTGCTGCTGCGCATGGTCGACGCCGGCCTGCTCGGCAAGAAGACCGGCCGGGGCTTCTACTCCTACGACTGA
- a CDS encoding DUF3073 domain-containing protein, with protein MGRGRAKAKQTKVARELKYSTHDTDFDALQRELSGRSSDGEQREDDQRYEDPYADEYDEYRR; from the coding sequence ATGGGGCGCGGCCGGGCTAAGGCTAAGCAGACGAAGGTGGCGCGGGAGCTCAAGTACTCCACCCACGACACGGACTTCGACGCTTTGCAGCGCGAGCTGTCTGGTAGGTCCTCCGACGGCGAACAGCGCGAGGACGATCAGCGATACGAAGACCCGTACGCCGACGAGTACGACGAGTATCGCCGCTGA
- a CDS encoding asparaginase: MNPTLVEVVRSGFTESIHRGSLLVTGPGGEPVLDLGATRVPVYPRSSNKPLQALGMLRAGLEVGDEDLAIICASHNGEPEHVRRVAELLARHGLSEADLRCPADYPLHGPSRIDAIRAGEPSRLAMNCSGKHAGMLAACVQRGWPTEDYLSPDHKLQRIIGETIEDLIGEEIAHTGVDGCGAPLFAFSLAGLARSFSRLTTSADEAERRIDRCMRANPWLIGGTSREDTVLMLAVDGLLAKGGAEGVHAAALPDGSAITMKIDDGGQRVREAVLVTALRRLGHTPGSDAAAAVLDGLARGAGWVRGGGHEVGEFRVTF; the protein is encoded by the coding sequence TTGAACCCCACGCTCGTCGAGGTGGTCCGCTCCGGTTTCACCGAGAGCATCCACCGCGGGTCGTTGCTGGTCACCGGTCCCGGCGGCGAGCCGGTGCTCGACCTCGGTGCAACGCGGGTCCCGGTGTACCCGCGCTCGTCGAACAAGCCGCTGCAAGCGCTCGGCATGCTGCGGGCCGGGCTGGAGGTCGGCGACGAGGACCTGGCGATCATCTGCGCGTCGCACAACGGCGAGCCGGAGCACGTCCGGCGGGTCGCCGAGCTGCTGGCGCGGCACGGACTGTCCGAAGCGGACCTGCGCTGCCCGGCCGACTACCCGCTGCACGGTCCGAGCCGGATCGACGCGATCCGCGCCGGTGAGCCGAGCAGGCTGGCGATGAACTGCTCCGGCAAGCACGCGGGCATGCTGGCCGCCTGCGTGCAGCGGGGCTGGCCGACCGAGGACTACCTGTCGCCGGACCACAAGCTCCAGCGGATCATCGGCGAGACCATCGAGGACCTGATCGGCGAGGAGATCGCGCACACCGGCGTCGACGGCTGCGGCGCGCCGCTGTTCGCCTTCTCGCTGGCCGGGCTCGCGCGCTCGTTCTCGCGGCTGACCACCTCGGCCGACGAGGCGGAGCGGCGGATCGACCGGTGCATGCGCGCCAACCCGTGGCTGATCGGCGGCACCAGCCGCGAGGACACCGTGCTGATGCTGGCCGTCGACGGCCTGCTGGCCAAGGGTGGCGCGGAAGGCGTGCACGCGGCGGCCCTGCCGGACGGCTCGGCGATCACCATGAAGATCGACGACGGCGGCCAGCGCGTCCGCGAGGCCGTGCTGGTGACCGCGCTGCGGCGGCTCGGGCACACGCCAGGCTCCGACGCGGCCGCGGCTGTGCTGGACGGTCTCGCACGCGGCGCAGGCTGGGTACGCGGCGGTGGCCACGAGGTGGGCGAGTTCCGCGTGACCTTCTAG
- a CDS encoding aerial mycelium formation protein, with product MIEVRPGGRRRIDRVLDPEYVRGLDELTLNTLRARRDEAAQEETDLSYLRRVLHARIDIVRAEQQRRSSGGLSGSVVDQLASILADNALGPAALGRLQQLEPSRAGDYRRQAEALAGDSGLTDVTELTDEKLAGTLADYIRAEESVSARRREVQVVVDAINGEIAGRYAEGLASVDELLASERGKREDAS from the coding sequence GTGATTGAAGTCCGGCCTGGTGGGCGCCGTCGCATCGACCGCGTCCTCGACCCCGAGTACGTGCGCGGGCTCGACGAACTCACGCTCAACACCCTGCGCGCGCGCCGGGACGAGGCCGCGCAGGAGGAGACCGACCTGTCCTACCTGCGCCGCGTGCTGCACGCCCGCATCGACATCGTGCGTGCCGAGCAGCAGCGCCGCTCCAGCGGCGGACTGTCCGGCAGCGTGGTCGACCAGCTGGCCAGCATTCTCGCGGACAACGCGCTCGGCCCGGCCGCGCTCGGCAGGCTCCAGCAGCTGGAGCCCTCCCGCGCGGGTGACTACCGGCGGCAGGCCGAGGCGCTGGCCGGGGACTCCGGGCTCACCGACGTCACCGAGCTGACCGACGAGAAGCTGGCGGGCACGCTCGCCGACTACATCCGCGCCGAGGAGTCCGTCTCCGCGCGCCGCCGCGAGGTGCAGGTGGTGGTCGACGCCATCAACGGCGAGATCGCCGGCCGCTACGCCGAGGGCCTGGCCTCGGTGGACGAACTGCTCGCCAGTGAACGAGGGAAACGCGAGGACGCTTCTTGA